CCTAATATTTTACGCGCCTGGATTAATTCTTCTTGAGCTGCGTAGAGGTCAGGGCTGTATAGTTCAATCATGTGATCCCCTTTATTCACGGTAATTCCTGTATAATCCACAAACATACGCTCGACTCTTCCCGATACCCATGCAGTTATATTCCCAATCCGAGATTCATCATAAGCAATTTTACCTGACAATTGAATTTCCATTTCAGCTTTTCCATAGATCGCAGCAACCGTTTCAATATCAGCTAATTTTACCGCATCTTCTGACAAGGAAAGCTGATTAGGATTAATTCCACTACCAATTTCTTTTTCTAATGGAATCAAATCCATAAAGCAAATGGGGCATTGACCCGATTCAGGAAGTTGCACATTGGGGTGCATGGAACATGTCCACACTTGGGATGTGGAACTATGAGTATTATGATTCACATTTTCAGATGGGATGTTTTCACCCGAAAACCAAGATCCTATTAAAAATGCAACCACAACTAGACCAATGGTTATTTTGTAATCGTTTAAAATTTTCTTCATATTCATCATATCTTCTCCCCTGTTATGACTGATAGTTTGGATGTTGCCTTCAAATAATTCACCAATGCTTTTTCATATTTCATTTGAAATTTCAGTAGACGGCGTTGTGCATCAACCAAAGAAATAAATTCAATGTTATCTCCCCGATATGCAATTTCTGATGCGCCAAGGGATTCCAATCCTTTTGGAATAAGAACATCCTTATATAAACGAATCTGACGGCTGGATTCCTCCAGGTCAAATAAAACCATTTCCAATTCACTATTTAATTCATTTTGGATAGACACGGCCCGAGCTTCAGCGCCATTCAATGCAAAATTCGCTGATGCAATTTCTGCATTCGTTTTTCTGAACCAAATGGGAATATCCAACGATATTTTTGCCACCAGTGGATCTTTCCCGCTAAAAGCACTACCTTCCTTTTCACCTGTGGTAATTGATTCGACACCCAAAGCAATATCCGGCATTCGATTCAACTTGGACCGTTTAACTCGGTATCTTTGCATTTCTATATCTGCATTTGCGCCTAAAACAGTGGTGTTGTTTTTCAGGATTTTCTCTTTAACTATAGATACATCCAATTCAGCTAATTCAAATGTTAATGAATCGGGAACGACGATATCCATCAATGAAGGGTCATTCAATAAGGATTTAAACCGTTCAAGAATTGGTATCTTTTTATTCTCTAATGTAAATAATTCATCTTCAAGCTGTATTAATTCAATCTGTGTTTTGATCAAGTCTGGATGACCAGCCCGTGCCGTCACATATTTTGAACGAATAACACCATCCCAATTTTGGATCAATTTAAAATTTTGTTCGGTTAATTCTGTTACACGCACTAAGTAGTAATAATCATACCATGTAGATCGAACTGCGTGATTAAGCTTCAATTGATGTTCCACATACTTATAATAGGAATTTTCTGCTATTGAGGATTGGATTTTTCCCTGCAATCCCCGCTTCCCGAGGAAAGGGAATTTCTGCATTAGACCAATCTTATATTGCTGGGGACCGGCGGCTGTTTCTACACTTTCGAGGAAATAACCAACATTAAGAGTAGGATTAGGTAATCCCTTGGCAGCGGTTATACTGGTTTCTGCGGATTTCCATTGATTATACGCACTCTTAACAACAGGATTGTTTTCCTGTGCTTTTTGGATATACAGGTCCAGGTCACCCTGAATCGCCATCAAGGGAAAAGTACCAATCATCAAAGCGATAATCGGTTTAATATGTTTTTTTTGTCGTAAAAATAAATTCATAATTATCCTAATTGTTGAAGAAAATCAACAGATCCGAGACATACGGATCCCTAAAAATGGACGCAATCGCCCTAGGTTAGAATAATATTATAAGCGGAGAGGTATGGAGAATTTCGCCTGAGAATCAGACGAACGGTCTAGAGAAACCGTTTTTTGAGAGCGTTGACATTTGGGTGCATCCATTTTCATAGTGCATGTTGTTTTAGTCATGTCAACTTGAGCAGATTTTTGATCTGATTTAGGAGCGGATATAACAGGAATAAATTGTGAATGTTTACATTTCGCCTCAGACATTGAACAGCTTTTATTACTATTCATCGCCTTTTTGTTCTCACAACATGTTTCTTTTTTCACCTCGCAACAAGGCATATCACAGTCGATATGAAGAATCGGAGATGCCATGGCAAAAGCCATAATCAAGATTAATCCAATAGATATGGAGCGTTTAAGCATACAGGAATTTACTTTAAAATATACTATTTGTTTAAAAAAACTTCATGAACCGTTTCCCACATCTCTACAGGGCCCGTTGTATCAACGATAGCAAGGCTACTCATTCGGTAGGAATTTTTTACAGTGAGTTTTTCAATAATGGTCTTTTTTGTATCCATGTTCAATTCTTTATAGATTAAGCTAATATGTGGCTGGAAATCGTAATCAACCGCA
This portion of the Candidatus Neomarinimicrobiota bacterium genome encodes:
- a CDS encoding TolC family protein, which translates into the protein MNLFLRQKKHIKPIIALMIGTFPLMAIQGDLDLYIQKAQENNPVVKSAYNQWKSAETSITAAKGLPNPTLNVGYFLESVETAAGPQQYKIGLMQKFPFLGKRGLQGKIQSSIAENSYYKYVEHQLKLNHAVRSTWYDYYYLVRVTELTEQNFKLIQNWDGVIRSKYVTARAGHPDLIKTQIELIQLEDELFTLENKKIPILERFKSLLNDPSLMDIVVPDSLTFELAELDVSIVKEKILKNNTTVLGANADIEMQRYRVKRSKLNRMPDIALGVESITTGEKEGSAFSGKDPLVAKISLDIPIWFRKTNAEIASANFALNGAEARAVSIQNELNSELEMVLFDLEESSRQIRLYKDVLIPKGLESLGASEIAYRGDNIEFISLVDAQRRLLKFQMKYEKALVNYLKATSKLSVITGEKI